A section of the Paenibacillus yonginensis genome encodes:
- the ltrA gene encoding group II intron reverse transcriptase/maturase yields the protein MRSYEEQRQQNISPESLRQREAVKPPGYAGAPSSLSAQVAPSSREAKNNLLERMLEGDNLRLAYKRVVENGGAPGVDQVTVANLQAYLKTHWESAKAKLLAGTYRPAPVKRVEIPKPGGDVRLLGIPTVMDRFLQQALLQVMNPIFDTQFSWYSYGFRPGKSAHDAVKQAQRYIQSGLRWVVDLDLEKFFDRVNHDILMARVARKVEDKRVLTLIRAYLNAGVMVDGKLERSREGTPQGGPLSPLLANILLDDLDKELMERGLRFVRYADDCNIFVASKRAGERVMESVTRFVEGKLKLKVNREKSAVDRPWNRKFLGFSFLRDKKATICLAPQTISRFKEKVRELTSRTRSMSMENRIMQLNRYLIGWIGYFRIASAKSHCERFDQWIRRRLRMCLWKQWKRVRTRIRELRALGVPEWACFAMGNSRRGAWEMSRNTNNALPTSYWEAKGLKSLLSRYLELC from the coding sequence CCTCTCGCGAAGCAAAGAACAACTTGCTGGAGCGAATGCTCGAAGGAGATAACCTTCGGCTCGCCTATAAACGAGTGGTAGAGAACGGAGGAGCGCCCGGTGTGGACCAAGTAACGGTAGCGAATCTACAAGCTTACTTGAAAACACACTGGGAATCGGCGAAAGCTAAACTTCTAGCAGGTACCTACAGACCTGCGCCAGTCAAACGGGTGGAAATCCCCAAACCCGGAGGCGATGTACGGCTGTTAGGCATCCCGACCGTGATGGACCGCTTTCTCCAGCAAGCCCTTTTACAAGTCATGAACCCGATCTTTGACACGCAATTCTCGTGGTATAGCTATGGCTTTCGACCGGGAAAGAGTGCCCACGACGCCGTGAAACAAGCCCAAAGATATATCCAAAGCGGCCTGAGATGGGTCGTGGATCTCGATCTGGAGAAATTCTTTGACCGGGTAAACCACGACATACTGATGGCAAGAGTGGCGCGGAAAGTGGAGGACAAAAGAGTGCTGACACTGATCCGTGCCTACCTGAACGCTGGAGTGATGGTAGATGGAAAGCTGGAGCGCAGCCGAGAAGGAACGCCGCAGGGTGGGCCCCTGAGTCCGCTTTTAGCGAACATATTGCTGGATGACTTGGACAAGGAGCTAATGGAACGAGGACTGCGATTTGTCCGCTATGCGGACGACTGCAACATCTTCGTCGCCAGCAAACGTGCGGGCGAACGCGTCATGGAGTCGGTAACACGCTTTGTAGAAGGAAAGCTGAAACTGAAAGTGAATCGAGAGAAAAGTGCGGTAGACCGCCCGTGGAACCGAAAGTTCCTCGGCTTTAGTTTCCTGAGGGATAAGAAAGCGACAATTTGTTTAGCCCCACAAACCATCTCGCGATTCAAGGAGAAGGTACGGGAGCTGACGAGCCGAACGCGGTCGATGTCCATGGAAAACAGGATTATGCAATTAAACCGCTACCTCATCGGCTGGATTGGATATTTCCGAATCGCATCGGCGAAGAGCCACTGTGAAAGATTCGATCAATGGATTCGCCGCAGACTGCGTATGTGCTTATGGAAGCAGTGGAAACGGGTACGCACTCGAATCCGTGAGCTTAGAGCACTCGGCGTTCCAGAGTGGGCTTGCTTTGCGATGGGCAACTCTAGACGAGGTGCATGGGAAATGTCCCGAAACACAAACAACGCCCTTCCGACTTCCTACTGGGAAGCGAAAGGGCTGAAAAGTTTGCTTTCTCGTTATTTGGAGCTTTGTTAA
- a CDS encoding FeoA family protein, with protein sequence MKLTDAGIGEAVRILDLSCRSRLVSRRLNDLGVMEGIVVHVEQKLPFGGPFTLEADGQRIAIRRREAEEILVNPV encoded by the coding sequence ATGAAATTAACGGATGCCGGAATTGGCGAAGCCGTCCGGATTCTGGACCTGTCCTGCCGGAGCCGGCTGGTCAGCCGCCGACTAAACGATTTAGGCGTAATGGAAGGAATCGTAGTTCATGTGGAGCAGAAGCTTCCCTTTGGCGGCCCCTTTACGTTGGAAGCGGATGGACAGCGGATCGCAATCCGCCGCCGCGAGGCCGAGGAAATCCTCGTGAACCCCGTATGA